The following proteins are co-located in the Solanum pennellii chromosome 1, SPENNV200 genome:
- the LOC107014752 gene encoding serine carboxypeptidase-like 40 — MGKFTLFFLVFTLLLSNFVASTLGKKQSDVLSKFYKAKQKNSAFYKSYYKASGVENVELDKVILPQEGLKAKDWINKLPGQPPVRFQQYGGYVTVNQSAGRALYYYFTEAENSEALPLLLWLNGGPGCSSIAYGSMEELGPFRVNSDGKTLHRNHYAWNRAANVLFLESPAGVGFSYTNTSSDFNTTGDSTTANDNVVFLLNWLERFPEYKKRDFYISGESYAGHYVPQLAHEILQLNKLEKMTLINLKGIIIGNAVINDDTDTIGMYEYFASHALISDGTYHDILNSCYDDNYNQSKCEKAAEVTNKNLNNLDIYNIYYPLCKDENLTKYPKTPTPLQIDPCSDKYIYAYMNRRDVQDALHANVTNLKYEWTSCSDSLFYDWKDSPVTIIPLLKESLANGVRVWIFSGDTDGRVPVTSSKRSIQAMNLTVDQPWRSWLNGGEVGGYVETYKGGLTFATVRGAGHEVPSYQPARALSLISHFLSGTLPPGDH; from the exons ATGGGAAAATTTACTCTCTTCTTCCTTGTTTTTACCCTGCTTTTGTCAAATTTTGTTGCTTCAACCCTTGGTAAGAAGCAAAGTGATGTTCTTAGCAAGTTTTACAAGGCCAAGCAAAAGAATTCAGCGTTTTACAAGAGTTATTATAAGGCGTCAGGCGTAGAAAATGTAGAATTAGACAAAGTTATTCTTCCACAAGAGGGATTAAAAGCGAAAGATTGGATCAATAAATTACCTGGACAACCACCAGTAAGGTTTCAACAATATGGTGGTTATGTTACTGTCAATCAATCAGCTGGTCGTGCTCTGTATTATTACTTTACTGAAGCTGAAAATTCCGAGGCATTGCCGTTGCTTCTTTGGCTTAATGgag GTCCTGGTTGTTCTTCAATTGCATATGGTTCAATGGAGGAACTTGGACCATTTAGAGTTAATAGTGATGGGAAAACATTACACAGGAATCATTATGCGTGGAACCGTG CTGCCAATGTGTTGTTTTTGGAGTCGCCTGCTGGAGTaggattttcatatacaaatacaagCAGTGATTTCAATACAACTGGAGATAGTACAACTGCTAATGATAATGTTGTGTTTTTACTCAATTGGCTCGAGAGATTTCCCGAGTATAAGAAGAGAGATTTTTACATTTCTGGTGAGAGTTACGCGGGGCATTATGTACCTCAATTGGCACATGAAATTCTTCAGCTTAACAAGCTTGAGAAAATGACTCTTATCAATCTTAAGGGAATAATT ATTGGTAATGCTGTGATTAATGATGACACAGACACTATCGGAATGTACGAGTACTTTGCATCTCATGCCTTAATTTCGGATGGAACATACCATGACATCCTGAATAGTTGTTATGATGATAACTACAATCAGAGCAAGTGCGAAAAGGCAGCTGAAGTTACAAACAAAAATTTGAACAATCTTGACATCTACAACATCTATTATCCCCTTTGTAAGGATGAGAATCTCACGAAATACCCAAAAACACCGACA CCATTACAGATTGACCCCTGTTCCGACAAGTATATTTATGCTTACATGAACAGGCGCGATGTTCAAGATGCACTTCATGCCAACGTTACCAACCTCAAATATGAGTGGACATCTTGCAG CGATTCACTCTTTTACGATTGGAAGGACAGCCCGGTCACTATAATTCCTCTCCTCAAAGAGTCGTTGGCAAATGGTGTCCGCGTGTGGATTTTTAG TGGCGATACAGATGGAAGGGTGCCTGTTACTTCTTCAAAGAGATCAATACAAGCAATGAACCTTACAGTTGATCAACCTTGGCGCTCTTGGTTGAATGGAGGAGag GTTGGAGGATACGTTGAGA
- the LOC107015660 gene encoding serine carboxypeptidase-like 40 yields MEKIIFFLLLTLFLSQIVIASSHELKKHSHGVGKLYLNKLLKKYSTIDNNSSSHFSSSIDCLELDKFVLSQKGLKNKDQIKKLPGQPFVKFKQYGGYVTVNKSAGRALFYYFVEAHENSKSLPLLLWLNGGPGCSSLAYGAMEEIGPFRIHKDGKTLYRNNYSWNQVANLLFLESPAGVGFSYSNISSEVKSNGDRNTAIDNIIFLLNWIQRFPEYKNRDFYIAGESYAGHFVPQLAEIILQHNKLAKKNLINLKGIMIGNAVINFETDEKGMYEYHASHGLISDEIFEQIDRYCNFSDKALPQPHQCDNAIDIAIANTDPIDLYNIYAPLCPKSDDLSTTYYTSKKNSQEIDPCSDDYLVAYMNRRDVQKALHANVTKIKYNWLPCSEVIGSWKDSPLSIIPVLKKVMANGIRVWIFSGDTDGIVPVTSTKKSIKKMKLRVETPWYPWFHKDYEVGGYTQVYRGNLTFATVRGAGHQVPSYEPARAFTLAKHFLAGTQLPNSTTHKIIYLTQNTPMQRK; encoded by the exons AtggaaaaaatcattttcttcctCCTTCTAACCCTCTTTCTTTCACAAATTGTGATAGCTTCAAGTCATGAATTAAAGAAGCATAGTCATGGTGTTGGTAAACTTTACTTaaacaaattattgaaaaaatattcaaccattgataataatagtagtagcCATTTTAGTTCATCCATTGATTGTTTAGAATTAGATAAAtttgttctttctcaaaaagggttgaaaaataaagatcaaATCAAGAAATTGCCAGGTCAACCATTTGTCAAATTCAAACAATATGGTGGATATGTAACAGTCAACAAATCTGCTGGTCGTGccttgttttattattttgttgaagCTCATGAAAATTCCAAGTCATTGCCCCTTCTCTTATGGCTTAATGGAG GTCCTGGTTGTTCTTCACTTGCCTATGGAGCCATGGAGGAAATTGGACCATTTAGAATTCATAAAGATGGAAAAACATTGTATAGGAATAATTATTCATGGAATCAAg TGGCAAATTTATTGTTCTTGGAGTCTCCTGCTGGCGTTGgattttcatattcaaatataAGTTCTGAAGTTAAATCAAATGGAGATAGAAATACGGCTATtgacaatattatatttttattgaattggaTTCAAAGGTTTCCGGAATACAAGAATAGAGATTTTTATATTGCTGGTGAGAGCTATGCCGGGCATTTCGTACCTCAATTGGCAGAAATAATTCTTCAGCATAACAAACTTGCCAAGAAGAATCTTATTAATCTAAAGGGGATCATG ATTGGGAACGCAGTGATAAATTTTGAGACAGACGAAAAAGGAATGTATGAGTATCATGCAAGTCATGGCTTGATATCAGATGAAATTTTCGAGCAAATTGACAGATATTGTAATTTCTCAGATAAGGCCCTTCCTCAACCGCACCAATGTGATAACGCCATAGATATAGCTATAGCAAATACCGATCCCATCGATCTTTACAACATATATGCTCCTTTATGCCCTAAATCCGATGACCTCAGTACAACTTATTATacgtccaaaaaaaattca CAAGAGATCGATCCATGTAGTGATGATTATTTAGTTGCTTACATGAATCGTCGTGATGTTCAAAAGGCTCTTCATGCCAATGTCACCAAAATTAAGTATAATTGGCTACCATGCAG TGAAGTAATTGGAAGTTGGAAAGATAGTCCATTATCAATAATTCCTGTTCTCAAAAAAGTTATGGCTAATGGAATAAGAGTATGGATATTCAG CGGGGACACTGATGGAATAGTACCAGTAACTTCTActaaaaaatctatcaagaagaTGAAGCTTCGCGTTGAAACGCCATGGTATCCTTGGTTCCACAAGGATTATGAG GTTGGTGGATACACACAAGTATATAGAGGAAACTTGACATTTGCAACAGTGAGAGGAGCAGGACATCAAGTGCCAAGTTATGAGCCTGCTAGAGCTTTTACATTGGCTAAGCACTTCCTTGCAGGAACACAACTCCCTAATTccacaacacataaaataatatacctTACTCAAAACACTCCAATGCAAAGAAAATAA
- the LOC107008427 gene encoding serine carboxypeptidase-like 40: MNSTTTSSLLLVTLFLSTIISQIFNGGATKTQSDTLGQFYKLKKNSNIDKSHFDASIFDDLHIASNKKNVISNQEDLKSNDRIHKLPGQPLVKFEQYGGYITIDEFAGRAFYYYFVEAQHSKKSLPLLLWLNGGPGCSSLAYGAFQELGPFRVNSDGKTLHINNFAWNHAANVLFVESPAGVGFSYSNTSSDVKIGGDRKTANDNYRFLINWLERFPEYKDRDFYIAGESYAGHYVPQLAHTILYHNKKANKNIINLKGILIGNAVINDETDTRGMYEYFASHALISDEIEAEIQKQCKFTIPESEETDECKMAGSIADYDTHSHIDIYAIYAPLCHNTNLTSKPKRPSLVIDPCSDYYTTAYMNRPDVQKALHANVTNIKYSTWQPCSDVLTNWTDSASTIIPLLKEFMANDIRVWIFSGDTDGRVPVTSTKKSIKIMNLPIKTPWHPWFLNGELGGYSQVYKGDMTFTTVRGAGHQVPGYEPARALSLIMHFLDGTDLPESK; this comes from the exons ATGAATTCCACAACTACTTCTTCTCTTCTATTGGtcactctttttctttcaaccATCATCTCTCAAATTTTCAATGGAGGAGCCACCAAAACACAAAGTGATACTCTTGGCCAATTTTACAAGTTGAAGAAAAATTCCAACATTGACAAAAGTCATTTTGATGCATCAATTTTTGATGATCTTCATATCgcatctaataaaaaaaatgttatttctaATCAAGAGGATTTGAAGAGCAATGACAGGATTCATAAACTTCCTGGCCAACCTCTAGTAAAATTTGAGCAATATGGTGGATACATTACGATCGATGAATTTGCTGGTCGAgctttttattattactttgttGAAGCTCAACATTCTAAGAAGTCATTGCCTCTTCTTCTATGGCTTAATGGAG GTCCAGGTTGTTCTTCTCTGGCATATGGAGCTTTTCAAGAACTTGGACCATTTAGAGTAAATAGTGATGGAAAAACACTTCACATAAATAATTTCGCATGGAACCATG ctGCCAATGTGTTGTTCGTGGAGTCTCCAGCTGGAGTTGGATTTTCATACTCTAATACATCAAGTGATGTTAAGATTGGAGGAGACAGGAAAACAGCTAATGACAATTATCGATTTTTAATAAATTGGCTCGAAAGATTTCCAGAATATAAAGATAGAGATTTTTACATAGCTGGAGAGAGTTACGCGGGACATTACGTACCTCAATTGGCACATACAATTTTGTATCACAACAAGAAGGCTAACAAGAATATCATTAATCTAAAAGGAATCTTG ATTGGTAATGCAGTGATTAATGACGAGACGGATACAAGAGGAATGTATGAATATTTTGCAAGTCATGCTTTAATTTCTGATGAAATTGAAGCTGAAATTCAAAAGCAATGTAAGTTCACAATCCCAGAAAGTGAAGAAACAGATGAGTGCAAAATGGCTGGAAGTATAGCAGATTATGATACTCATAGCCACATTGATATCTATGCCATATATGCTCCACTTTGCCATAATACAAATCTCACTTCCAAGCCCAAAAGACCTTCC TTAGTGATCGATCCATGTAGTGACTATTACACAACTGCCTATATGAATAGGCCTGATGTACAAAAGGCTCTCCATGCTAATGTTACCAATATTAAGTATTCTACTTGGCAACCTTGCAG tGATGTCCTAACAAATTGGACAGACAGTGCATCAACGATTATTCCTCTTCTCAAAGAGTTTATGGCAAATGATATTCGAGTGTGGATATTCAG TGGTGACACTGATGGAAGGGTCCCTGTTACCTCAACCAAgaaatctatcaaaataatGAATCTTCCTATCAAAACTCCATGGCATCCTTGGTTCCTAAATGGAGAG ttgGGTGGATATTCACAAGTATATAAAGGAGATATGACATTTACTACAGTAAGAGGAGCAGGACATCAAGTTCCAGGTTATGAGCCAGCTAGAGCACTTTCACTTATCATGCATTTTCTTGATGGAACTGATCTGCCTGAGTCTAAATGA
- the LOC107011527 gene encoding MADS-box transcription factor 23 isoform X1, which produces MGRGKIDIKLIENLNNRQVTFSKRRAGLLKKAGELSVLCDSEVAVIIFSSTGKLFEFSSTSMKQTLSRYNKCVASTDTSAVEKKSEDNEQPQSQQQTHVLKQEQKEVDSLKDELAKLKIKQQRLLGKDLNGMGLNELRLLEHQLNEGLLAIKERKEELLIQQLEYSRKQEERSALECETLRRQGGSFLTQLLLPSHELQVEELRGLFPLSASLPPPFLEYDRPLEKKYSILKESKESLDSDTACEDGVDDEDSNTTLQLGLPTICRKRKRTEQESPSSNSENQVGSK; this is translated from the exons ATGGGTAGAGGAAAAATTGACATAAAATTGATTGAGAATCTAAATAATAGACAAGTAACATTTTCTAAGAGGCGTGCTGGCTTGTTGAAGAAAGCCGGGGAGCTTTCTGTTCTTTGTGATTCTGAAGTTGCTGTTATTATTTTCTCAAGTACTGGAAAGCTTTTTGAGTTTTCAAGTACTAG CATGAAACAGACGCTTTCGAGATACAACAAATGTGTAGCCTCGACAGATACTTCTGCCGTAGAAAAGAAGTCAGAG GACAACGAGCAGCCACAGTCGCAGCAGCAGACACATGTGCTGAAGCAGGAACAAAAAGAGGTGGACAGTCTCAAAGACGAACTCGCAAAGCTCAAGATTAAACAACA GCGGTTGTTAGGCAAGGACCTTAATGGTATGGGTTTGAATGAGCTACGGCTTCTTGAACATCAACTAAATGAAGGACTATTAGCCATAAAGGAGAGAAAG GAGGAATTGCTGATACAGCAACTAGAGTATTCTAGGAAACAG gagGAGAGGTCTGCGCTGGAGTGTGAGACCTTACGTAGACAG GGCGGTTCCTTTCTGACACAATTGCTTTTGCCATCTCATGAGCTACAGGTAGAAGAGCTCCGAGGGTTATTTCCTTTAAGTGCTAGTTTACCGCCACCTTTTCTTGAATATGATCGCCCATTGGAAAAGAAGTATTCAATTCTAAAAGAGAGTAAGGAGAGTCTGGATTCCGACACTGCATGTGAAGATGGAGTAGATGATGAAGATTCCAACACAACTTTGCAATTGgg GCTTCCAACTATTTGTcgaaagagaaagagaacaGAGCAGGAATCTCCTTCAAGCAATTCAGAGAATCAAGTTGGCTCAAAGTGA
- the LOC107011527 gene encoding agamous-like MADS-box protein AGL15 isoform X2, translated as MGRGKIDIKLIENLNNRQVTFSKRRAGLLKKAGELSVLCDSEVAVIIFSSTGKLFEFSSTSMKQTLSRYNKCVASTDTSAVEKKSEDNEQPQSQQQTHVLKQEQKEVDSLKDELAKLKIKQQRLLGKDLNGMGLNELRLLEHQLNEGLLAIKERKEELLIQQLEYSRKQEERSALECETLRRQVEELRGLFPLSASLPPPFLEYDRPLEKKYSILKESKESLDSDTACEDGVDDEDSNTTLQLGLPTICRKRKRTEQESPSSNSENQVGSK; from the exons ATGGGTAGAGGAAAAATTGACATAAAATTGATTGAGAATCTAAATAATAGACAAGTAACATTTTCTAAGAGGCGTGCTGGCTTGTTGAAGAAAGCCGGGGAGCTTTCTGTTCTTTGTGATTCTGAAGTTGCTGTTATTATTTTCTCAAGTACTGGAAAGCTTTTTGAGTTTTCAAGTACTAG CATGAAACAGACGCTTTCGAGATACAACAAATGTGTAGCCTCGACAGATACTTCTGCCGTAGAAAAGAAGTCAGAG GACAACGAGCAGCCACAGTCGCAGCAGCAGACACATGTGCTGAAGCAGGAACAAAAAGAGGTGGACAGTCTCAAAGACGAACTCGCAAAGCTCAAGATTAAACAACA GCGGTTGTTAGGCAAGGACCTTAATGGTATGGGTTTGAATGAGCTACGGCTTCTTGAACATCAACTAAATGAAGGACTATTAGCCATAAAGGAGAGAAAG GAGGAATTGCTGATACAGCAACTAGAGTATTCTAGGAAACAG gagGAGAGGTCTGCGCTGGAGTGTGAGACCTTACGTAGACAG GTAGAAGAGCTCCGAGGGTTATTTCCTTTAAGTGCTAGTTTACCGCCACCTTTTCTTGAATATGATCGCCCATTGGAAAAGAAGTATTCAATTCTAAAAGAGAGTAAGGAGAGTCTGGATTCCGACACTGCATGTGAAGATGGAGTAGATGATGAAGATTCCAACACAACTTTGCAATTGgg GCTTCCAACTATTTGTcgaaagagaaagagaacaGAGCAGGAATCTCCTTCAAGCAATTCAGAGAATCAAGTTGGCTCAAAGTGA